tactttcttttcttttcttttttttctccatttcaaTTGATTAGAGAGTTGATTCACAAACCTATGTTGCTGCTATTATGGCCCATTCCTTATCAGGATGGAAGGTGACCAACTAGTTGTTCTTTTATAGTCAGAGTTTGCATAAAGAGATTAAGAGAAAGATATTGACAAGATAAAAAGGGATCCACCCTTAACCCCATATACATGCATCATATGTAAGTAGATTtacaaatgaaacaattaaaatatacttttattattgaaaaatagaatacaaataaaaaacatattattattttgatgctaaattaattatttgtaaataaactatatatttttaatatttgagaaTTGACATCACAAATGTCAACACTCACACAACATAGTTTGAGTTATGCATATATTTATGTACCTTAAGTGATTATTTTGGTGAATATCCTAGAGTTGTCGGTACAATTGTTAATTTTGGACGATTAAGACCAACATGATCCTTAGGGAAGTTGTTTGGATGGATTCATTGGAAGGTGTAGGGGAGAGTAAAAGTTGGGTTTACTTACCGAACTGATCGAACTTGTAGGtccgattcaatttttttcttgcatagatttggtttgattaatttttttcaaaagttcaattttcacttttcagtttgattttttgattgGAAGAATCaaattgattgaactttaaAACGATGTTGTTTAAATGTCTATAAAACGACgcgttttctttgattttgtatgttttttatttgttattttaatttttttttatttttttttgtgtttctttagTTTAATCGATTCGTTTCGATTTATACgatttgagtttaattttttttaattatcaattagttcaatttttcaGACTAATCAatcgattcggttcgattttactccttaatttagtttaatcaATTTCGATCGATTTGATAATTGAACGAACCGTTTACACATTCCTAAAAAAGTGATACTAATGAAAATCTTCCCTAAAATTTATACATTAGGAGGATTgtacattatataaaaaaaattatatatttgttttaattctgGATAGACAAGTTCTTATATGTGGAATAAACATAGGGCAGAGAGTCAGAGACCATGATTTTTGTGGATtggttaaaaaatttatttttatgaaatttagttTAATGTTTTacttttagaaataattaaaaaattatgaacaaaagagatttttttttctttaatttatataattttagttctaaaactatatttaaaagaagaaggataacataaaaataacatCCAAGACTCCAAGTGATGAAATGTCCATTTtaatctcctctctctctctctctctctctctctctctctcaaaatacaaacaCAACTTTCCGATTCCCAATTCCCATTCTTTTTGGGAAACTAATCAAAGTTCAGCTCATCGGAATCTAAATTCTTTCCCCCTTTTTTGTAATTAAGAAACTGAAATGGATGATAATCAGAAAGGAAGAATTTCTATACTCAATTATGGCTCAGTCTTCGACTCTCTTTCACATCAGAATGAGCTCAAATTCGAGCCCCAACAAAGCATGTCAAAACAGAGAAAATTGTCAGATTTCATGGCTCCCCCATGAATGTTCGAGCCAGAAACCaaccattatttatttattgtttctgATAAAACCAGTCATCATATGAGTTGTTAAtcagaaaggaagaagaagaagaagaagaagaaataagtaaatataCAGAAGAGCTAGCACTGAAACTTGTGAACTAATAAATCTGCTAATCAAAATCACAGGTCCATTGATCAAGTACAAAATTTGCTGAAGATGATCATATCCTCAGTAGATCGATGCTATTTACATTCCCAAAAGGCCAACccagaaaagaagagagagagagagagagagagatggaacaaattaattaattatcaatcaTGCCAGCAGAGAAGCATGACAACACATCTCCTTATAATGTAAAGCCTGGTTCTTTGCTCTCTAAGCGCTCCTCCAAGACCTCTACTGGATGAAATCCTCCTCTTGGATCCCCCCATGCTTGTGCTGTTCATCTTCATCCTCTCTTCTTTAGTAACTAGAGACAAAATACTTCTAATTGGTTGAGAGATCTGAAATTTAAAGAGACAACTGAGATAACTGGTTAATTTCCCAGCTAGTTAGAGAGAGGAACAGAGGACTGCTTTCTGAGAGGAGTACTTGTCTAAGCAAGTTGTAgatgcagaagaagaagaagggtttGAATGGAAATGGTCAAGGCTTGAAGGAGAAGTGGAAGGTTAAGAGGGTTTTTATATAGGAtattggggagagagagagagagagagagagaggtggtcCTAATTGGCAATGGCAATGGTCTAATAAAGAGCCAACGATGAGACATCAAAGGGCGTGCAGTGCCCCCTGGCTCACCGGAGAATGCCCTCCAGGCCCCCCCACTTGGGATTCCATAACCACACCTACAATCCTTGTATAAAATGAAACAATCTAAAACAAATTGGTTAAgagtttttcattatttttctctaaagtGAAAAGGAGATAAATTTGTTATCAAAGAATTTTCACGTGGAAGTTAGATTATATTGAATCCTCACCCATTTATGAGGTTAGGTTAATTAGGTGGGTTTTTaaagttatattttaaaaattatttatttcattaataatatctcttgttaaatttttgtaataaatttattattagtctccttacttgtttaatttaactaataattaatgataaaaatcaCGTAGCGAGGTGCGTCTAACcatgattatttattattaaatgtaaaatttcatACACTT
The sequence above is a segment of the Diospyros lotus cultivar Yz01 chromosome 7, ASM1463336v1, whole genome shotgun sequence genome. Coding sequences within it:
- the LOC127806561 gene encoding small polypeptide DEVIL 6-like, which translates into the protein MKMNSTSMGGSKRRISSSRGLGGALREQRTRLYIIRRCVVMLLCWHD